CTAGCGCGGTGCTGAAAAACGAGTTATCTTCTTTCACCACGCCGAAGATGCTCTTGAAATCGCGCTGGTCGAGTAGCGCCTCGCAACGGGCGATGATCTCGGGAGGCATCGCGATGATCGGCCGCATTTCCAGGAACAACCGGCTGACCGTGGCGACGAAATAAATCGAGAGGCCCAAAATGAATAAGCCGATCCACCCCGAAGATTCAACAATCCACGAAATCTTCGATTGCTGGTCCTGTTTCGGCTTGGCGGCTTCCTTGGCCGCGTCGGGAGCGGGCGCCGCGGCGGCGTCAGGCGCGGCCTTTGCGCCGGCTTTGTCGTCCTTGGCCTCCTGGGCATACGTGCAGCGCGGCGCGGAGACCGCCAGGGCCAGAATAGTCCCCGCCAGAAGCAGTATCCGCGACCAAGCCTTACCGTCGCCGCGCCTCGTACCGGCCACGCTGTGCCGTTCTCGATTCGACATTTCGCCTTCCTCTGGTTAGTTCCTATCCGAAAACCGCCGGGGACTGTCCCCTTTTGTGGAGTCTTCGCAACAAAAGGGGACTGTCCCCTTCTCCTCAGGCGGTTTTCGGATAAGTTCTCGGTTCCCCGCCACGAACGCATTTTTCGGGCGTAATTGCATCCTGTTCCCGTCTGGAATCGTTGTCAAGAGATTAACGGCGATTTGCGAAGGCCGCGACTCCGCGATGGGCAGCGCATTCCGTTTCTTCCGCCCGCAGAGCCAAACTTATTCCCGAAATGTTGAAATCCATGGGCTCGCATGTTAAAAGTGCAGGCTGCCTCGCTATTTCCCGCCCGATTTCCCTCCCCTTGGAGAACTACTCATGTCGCCAGCCCGTCGCTTGCTGTTCCCGCTGCTGTCCATCGCCCTGAGCGTCGCTCTGGTCGCCCATATCGTGGCGAGCGAATACAAGAGCGGCAAGAAATGGGCCGAGCCGAAAGTCGTGACTCCCGGCGACAACGGCAGCCCTCCATCGGACGCGATCGTGCTCTTCGACGGCAGCGATCTCTCCAAGTGGGAAGACGCCGGCGGCAAGGGCGAACCGAAATGGACCGTCAACGATGGCGTGGCAACCGATCGTGGCGGCGACATCCGCACGAAAGATTCCTTCGGCGATTATCAATTGCACGTCGAATGGGCCGAACCGGATAAGGTGGTCGGGGATAGCCAAGGACGCGGCAATAGCGGCGTCTTTCTAGCCGATCATTACGAGATTCAAGTGCTCGACAACTATAACAACGCCACTTATTGGGACGGCGCTTGCGGCGGAGTTTACAAGCAATGGCCCCCGATGGTAAACGCCTGCCGCAAGCCCGGCGAGTGGCAGACGTACGACATCCTTTTCGAGGCCCCGCGTTTCGACGACCAGGGCAAGGTGCTCAAGCCGGGTTACGTCACCGTGCTGCAAAACGGCATCGTCGTGCAAAACCATTCCGAGATTCTCGGTTCGACATCCTGGGACCACCCGCCAGCCTACGAGCCGCACCCGCTCCGTCAACCGATTCGCTTGCAGTACCACGGTAATCCGGTCCGATTTCGAAACATCTGGCTCCGCGAGATGAAACCGGCGGTCGAAGGATAGGGAACGCGGTTGCGGCAGCGGTAGGGTGCGTCGAGGCTCGGCGCTGACGCACCGCGGAGCACGATGAATCGGACCGCTGTGGAAGGTTCCGGTGCGTCCGCGCGGACTTGACGCACCCTGCGGCTACGCTTGGCTGCCTCGCGTACCGCGGCGCGTGAGATACGCCAGGGCCGCGAAATCGTAGACCGCATGCGCGACGATCGGGGCAATTAGATTGCCGG
This is a stretch of genomic DNA from Pirellulales bacterium. It encodes these proteins:
- a CDS encoding MotA/TolQ/ExbB proton channel family protein, with translation MSNRERHSVAGTRRGDGKAWSRILLLAGTILALAVSAPRCTYAQEAKDDKAGAKAAPDAAAAPAPDAAKEAAKPKQDQQSKISWIVESSGWIGLFILGLSIYFVATVSRLFLEMRPIIAMPPEIIARCEALLDQRDFKSIFGVVKEDNSFFSTALATGIGELPNGLAEAREAMEKVGESVTTEMEKKISMLAVLGTLGPMIGLLGTLMGMISSFGAIARGGDSLDPTLVAKGISQALVITFEGVFLSVPAIYFYALFRNRVSTISVTTMVRADQFLRHFAHAARGKGAGSGPAPQVAAAKAARP
- a CDS encoding DUF1080 domain-containing protein, translated to MSPARRLLFPLLSIALSVALVAHIVASEYKSGKKWAEPKVVTPGDNGSPPSDAIVLFDGSDLSKWEDAGGKGEPKWTVNDGVATDRGGDIRTKDSFGDYQLHVEWAEPDKVVGDSQGRGNSGVFLADHYEIQVLDNYNNATYWDGACGGVYKQWPPMVNACRKPGEWQTYDILFEAPRFDDQGKVLKPGYVTVLQNGIVVQNHSEILGSTSWDHPPAYEPHPLRQPIRLQYHGNPVRFRNIWLREMKPAVEG